In Anas platyrhynchos isolate ZD024472 breed Pekin duck chromosome 19, IASCAAS_PekinDuck_T2T, whole genome shotgun sequence, the genomic window GAGACTGTGGTGAGTCATGGTTGCTGTGAGCAGAGCTGTCAGGGTCGGTTGTTGTGCTGAGACTCTGGGTTTGTGCACCTCGGGACAGCAGctgtgccagagctgcaggggtCAGGTGTGATGGGAACGGGGACACGAGGCTGGGCTGAGGAGTGAAGATGTAGAGGGActggaagggaggaggggaattCTGCCTGTTAACTGCTGGGGCGTCTGGGGAGGAAGCCTTGTAAGAAGAGATGCTTTGTTTAATGTCatcagctgagctgctgctggtgtaTTTCAAAGTTGATAAACCCTTGTGTCTCCTCGTACACGCCGCAAGGATGAATGGTCTGGGGAGAGGCGGTTCTAGTTTGTATTGCTGGGGGTGGCCGCGTGTGTTCGTCTTGCTGCGGAGCTGTCGGGTTTCTTTCCCCACTGGGGCTGGATGCAGCTATAAAACCTCACGCTTGCCGCGCGTTTGGGAGGCTGAAGGTGGGAACGGAACGATGCAGACATGTGGCACCAGGCACTGCACTGCCAGGACTGCAGCACGTGTGGGAGGACGTGCTTCTGGGCCGCTGCATGGCCACGCACCCGCGGGCCTGTACACGAGCACCAGCGTGTCCTgcatggggaggggacaggccGCCAGCAAAGGGGCCCTGGCACGCAGGGTGATGGCTTTCTGAGGTGCTGGGGaatgctgcagcctgtgagcaaatggctgagccaaaaaagagcttttctgttttgctttaaaggaaacaaattctGCCTCAGTGCCACACCACTTGCCAACGCTGAGGAAGGATTCTGTTGTGGTGGCTGAACACGTGGGGCTTGGCGTCAGATTAGGCTGTTGTTGTTGGCAAATGCAGCCCtcgccagcaccagcagcctcgTAGGCATGGCTGTGTGCTCGGGGGTGAaccaggagcagccagggcaTCCGTCCTGGGGCTGTCTCAGAGGCAGCCAGAGTTTTTTCCTGGATGTGAAGCTCTTAATGCTGAGCTGAAAACACCAGCCGGTGCCATCCCCTGGACTCTGTCAGATGACAGCCACCTATTTTTATAGTAGGCCAGAGTTCAGcttcccaaaatattttcagacattACTACAGCTGCCCGGGACTCGTTAGGTGTCACCCGTTCCTGctttgtagaaagaaaaataataaagcccTCCTCTCCCAAACAGTCACTGTGCCCGTAGGATAAAGAGGATTAAGTCTATATTTGTACCAACAGCCTCATGTTACTTCTGAGCCCTCAGACAGACACCGGGAGACTGGGCGAATTCATCTTTGCAGCAAGAGCTTTATACAGAAGATGTACATAAGAAAATATACAATTTGATTTCTATGTAGGAAACAGAGGAGATTCCATCCTCTTAAAGGTCATTTACACTCAGTTACAGAggaataaatatacatatatttatataactcTTTAGGATTAAAAAACACAGTTAAGTTGCAACTGTGGCATTGTGATAGCCGTGACAATAAACCACAGTCATCCTGGTGTCCTGCTAGATCCTCTGGAGTACGggcagagagaggaggaggggtGCTGGAGCACGGTGCACACCTTCTCCTCTGGGACATGCGTGTACCTTGGGAGACCCCACAGGGTGGGAGGGAATCCAGTCTCAGCTTGCTTCAGTTTCAGCCTTTCCCAGTACTGCTTCGCTTCAAGATTTCTGCCTGACTTAGGGAAATCGCTGCCTTTTGTAGCAAAAGGGCAGCTCTGGGCATCGCTTCCCCTATCATCCTCAGCCCTGGCCTGCAGGGATCCCCTCCGGGGGTAGGCAGAGGAGTCTTTTTGCATGGCTTGAGCCCAATTTTCCTGATCAAGCAGCTGGGGGAGAACGCTTCTGCCTTCCTACTTGCTTGTAGGATCAATCAAAACAAAGTGATTGATCAGGGCTGTGGTTACCTTGCCTCGGGGAAAGATGACTGTGTTTTACCGGCAGGATCTAGCTTAGCTCGTCTTAGTATGCTCATGCATAGTTTAGGTTTTAAAAATGcctcttttaaaatacatagatGTCGGAAAAGCTTGAGAAGGTGGATTCCATCCTGCGATCAGCAGAGAAGCGGGGATTcggaggaggctggaggtgtTGGGATATATCAGATATGTTTCCTGACAGGTAGGAGAAGCTTAAGGAAGGACTCGGAAGTCAGtagttttctggtggttggagTGACCGGTCGCCAGGACAGGCCATACCAGGGCctgctaggggaaaaaaaaacaaaggagatGTCCACATGGTTAAGGGCATTTCTAAGCACATAAATAAACTcagagcttttgtttgtttttatgctcAGTGAGTGAGTGAAGCCCATAATTGAAAGTGAAGAATTAGGGGTCAAGAGGCCGTAACAAGTTCCCACCACAGAGGAGATGTGTTAGTCCtgtctccagcctcttctgccaACTGGTTATCTGCCTCCTGAGTATCTGACCCGAAGAGTTCGTAGCCAGCGAGCGCTTCCTTTGTAAAGGAAGAAACCCGAGAGCAGTGAAATAAGATTAACAAGGGAGTTCAGGAGCAGTGAATTGTTTTGGTGCCCCAGTTCTGAAACTCCAGAGCAGGCAGAGTTTTTAGAAAATGCCAAACAGCTTTTCCTCTGAAACGTGGTTCCTGTGCAGTGACCCAAGTCACCATTCAGCTCTGAAACGTGTACCTGTGCCTGTAGAACCCAGCTGGGAAAGCTGCCTGGCTCTCAGGAGGTGCACGGTGAGGTCAGAGTTGCTTCATGCTCCTGAAAATTGTGTCACTGCACTGAACTGGGTCTGTGTGCTTGCATTTTGGCACTCACACCCGAGGGCACCGAGCTTTGTCTTCTGCAAGACCGCAATAAATAGGTTTTCATTTCACTAATGCTCCTGAACTTGCTGGGTAAAAGGTGCTCTGGGAAAGCCAGGTATTGTTATGGTTTTCTTACTCTCCTCATAGAGGAGTGAACTGAAATTGAGTTCAGACAGGGAGAGAAGGTTAAGAAGGGCCAGGCCTGTGAATAACACACATTTAAGCATTGTGGTTTAGGAAACTGAAGTTTTTCCATCTTTAGTGCGGAACTTTACCCGCCCTATATGGAACGCCTGGTATTTCCATGTCTGATCCATAAAGCCTCTGGCACTACAAGATAAATAATCACTTCAGGAAGGCTCGGAGCCGCTGGCACCATCCCTGCCATTTTGGTCATAAATTTACCTTCTCCATTCTGTCACACACCTCCTCGGTGACCAAACGGCCATACCTGGGCCTTGGGCTCCTGCCTGGTCCTTTCCTATGTGAGAGGGCACAGCGACAGCTCTTGTTCCTacagtgcagagcagggtcacTGTACTTTACTTAACAAATAGGCAAAGctcccttcctttcccaaaAGCTTACGAATTTGCAGGCTCATCCAAAGTCCTTTGGAATCCATCCAAGCTCCAAATCTCCTCCCgggatggggaaaagaaaaatgctcgGGGTGGAGTGATGACAGTTGTGGCTTTCTTGCGGCTCCGTGCTCTGAACTGAATGCTTAGCACTTTCCAGTTGTTAGAGGTGTTTGCGTGCTACTTTTTCACGGTTTGTGTTTGGATTGGTAGATGTCAGCAGCTTGCTGCTCAAAGGGAAGGCAGCCCCGTCTCCTGAACCACCCTCTGGCCCAGCACACCTTATTCAATGGGTATTTACCGTCTCGCTCCTCCCTATTCTGGGACATTCATTTGAAGGCACCAGCCTTTGTTTATGAATACCTGAGTGGCTTGGATGGACCAGTAGTTGTTAAAGgcaggtgctgggctgggagctgctcctcctggaAGATATTTGTTTTCCTACGGAAGACGTGGGCTGGGCAGCCTGGGGCCAGATTTCCCAGCCTTGTCTTGCTTTTGAACCAGACCTGGGAGCACCTTCACTGGGGCGAAAGGCTGAGCATCCCCACTCAGTTAGGGAGGTAAGGTGTGTATTATCCCGTCTCAGGGCTGGAAGTGGGCTAAATCCACCCTTCATCTGACACCTAATTACAGGTTTCACCCTCACTTGCTGCCCCAGGCCTGTCCTTAGCTCGGTGTTTGCTTTATGGGCTTgactccctccctgctgctccaggcACATTCCCTGCTCTGAGAGCGTGTGGAGTCCAGCGCCTCCCAGGAGATGGAGCAGCTCTGAGTGCAGCGCCAGCAGGTGAGTTTTGAGGCAAATCTCAGCGTTATTGCCATCTAAGTCAAAAACCCCAGTAACCCCGCTGGCCCTGGGGCTAGCTGCGTGCCCGTGTGAGACGTGCCTACGCCCTGCGGGTAGGAGAAAGGGTTCCGGGAGCCCTCTTACGTGCTTAATGACGGCTTCCTTTCCTGGACCTCTTGGTGGGCAGCTTGCAGGCGCGCAGGGCAGGGGTGTCTCGGATGGACTGCCCCCGGTACTGCGCGGGCGTGGAGCACGTGTCCTCCGTGCGGGTGCGGTTGCCCTTCAGCCACCTGGAAcacgaggaggaagaacacAGGGAGCTTACCAGAGGCACGGCACACCGAGGGCGCTGctcacaccacacacacacacatgtggCAGGCCAGGGAGAGCTACCGGGCTGGTGGCAGCCTTCGGCAATCCcctcctgcccagcacagcctggggagAGCCCGAGGAGTtaggggagggaggaggcgAGCGGTGCCGTACTTGCGCAGATGTGCCAGCTGGCAGGTGCAGTGCCAGGCGTTCCTGGAGAGCGTCAGGGTCTCCAGCTTGTCGAAGGGGAAGTTGCGGGGCAGCTGGGTGAGCCGGTTGTTCTCGAGGTGAGCTGTCTTCAGAACGGTCACACCAGCAAACGCGTTGTCTGCAAACTAAGCACAGAGGTTTACGCTGAGCGGCGCTGAGTGAGAGGAGGGAAGATGTTTTCCCGGGTCCTTGAGTGCTTTCATTCAGGATTTTCAGTGGCATAAGTGTGCAGAGAGCAAGCGGATGAGGAGAGGGGAGAGTCCTGGCTCGCTGGAAGCTCTATAAAGCTACGGGAGAGGTGTTGTGCTGGGGGTTCCTGGACAGTCTCCTACCTGAAGAAAGCTGCATCCCAAATCCATGCAGGATTGCCTTTGCAGCTACACCCCTAAATCAAGCAGAGTCTGCCAGTCCTCTCTAATTCTCGAGCCATCCTTCTCCATTCTAAAAGAAGGTATTTTCTGTGTATATTCCTTTCCAAGGCTGGAAACCCTCCCAGTGCCTGGTGCCTGCCCTGTCCTGGAACGGCTGAAGGAGGGAGTGTTTGTGGCGTCTGAGGGGCCTGTAGACTTTGGCAGTGCCCAAGGGCTCCGAGTGGAAAGTTACACTTGGCATCGGAGCAGTGCAGAAATAGAGGCAGGTTTCCAGCACCTCAACCtcctccattattttttttctcatttctagtAGGTTTTTGCAAGGGATGCTGCAAAAGACCTGCCTTTTCTTGATTAATGGGTAGCCTTTAAGGGAGGGCTTTCCCTGATGAAGCTTGGCGTGTCTGTGGCCCCAGCTTTGCAGccctctcctctcttttccttcagGACTCatttctgggtttgtttttggttttcacAGCCAATGGTTACTCGGGTTGGAAAGTTTCTTCTTGAAAGCCAACCCATCAACACAGGCTTTCTTGGAGGTGATGAATTGGAGATGGAGTTGTTGACACACGACCTTGGCCACGAAGAGCCATTCCTCCCTCTGCCtcaaaacagggaaaagctTGCTCAAAAATGCAGAGAGGAGATTCGCCAGGCCTACCAGAAACCCTCCGAGTCGAGGACCTGTGCTTCCAGTCACGCTTCAGACAGGACCACCAGGGAGTGTTCAGGCTCTCTAAGCTGCAAAGCTTGTCAGAGGGAAAGGTGCTATTTTGAGCTGTGAGCTTCAGCAATCTTCCAAATTAAGCAGCGTTGGATAGGTTTGGAGCTTAGCTAAGAGAATCCCAAAGTGCTGGAGCTGTTGGGGCCAAAGCtgggctggtggtggtgggttttaTGGTGCTGATGGTGAGATGCTGACATGCTGTGCAGCAGGGTGCTAACCTGCCTGCCCCGGCTGCGTGCTGGGTTGGCCAGCGGGGCTCcatctcagcctctccttcctctcccagccccatgAGAAGAGGCAGGTAACAGCTGCTGTGCTTCCTGCCAGAGGGGCATTTATGAGAAACTGGTGAATTTCCCGTGATCTGAATGGAGGATTGCTGTTGTGATTCCTtttgcagcccccaggtgacaGGGGAAAGGGAATTCTGTGGTTgtagagctgcagagcagcccgAGGGCCATCCTTGCTCTGCTCAAGTGCCACAGAGGCTGTGACTGTCACATGGAATGGTTTTGCACTTGATCAGCTCTAAAACCTTGCAATCATACAAGGAAAAGCTAAGGGTGATATTTTTATGAAGGAAAAAGAGCTGCAGTTCAGATGTCAGCAGCACTTAAAGTGATTTCCTAGGTCATGTGGCCCCTGTGATTAGATGTCTGCTATTAGATGTCTGCAGAGTTTGCATGTGGGCCATTTGGATATGAGGTCTGCTGAAGTTTTGAAGAGGAAGCTCAGAGCTGGCACGGGGACTTTGTTttcctggaggggaaaaaaaaaaaaagcccagaagCTGCAGTGGCCACCACTGGTAAGCGTTGATCCAGTAAACTGGTGTCTTATCAGGACAttggggaggaaaggaggcagCTGGCTGCAAAAGAGCCCTGTCCCCAGGtggtcactgaaaaaaaaaatcttccttgctGGCTAGAATTGTTAAACCTTGCTTTCTGGCCAGTCCTTATAAATCTGTCTGCAAACCTCTGCAATTTCTTTGAGGTGTCAGAACCTTTTCCAGCTCTTTTTTGGCTGTTGCATAATTGTGTCTTGAGTCCCTCAAGCTCTGTTGTGATCTGGGATCGTGCTTTGGGTTAGAAGATTCGGAAAGAAAGGTATTTTCCTTGACTTCATAGAAGCTGCAGACACCATCAAAGAGCAGATTGTGTTTGTCTAGCTAGGAATCTCGAAAGCATCCTGAATAAGGAATGACAGATACCAGAGCAGTTCCTTGATCTGTCCTTATCTGAATATTGTAGGTGGTCTTCTAACTGACAAGATCATTGCTACACAAGACAAGATTCATAGACTTCAAGTTTTTCTAATGCTTTTGGATGGAACCAAAATTGAATCCTTGATTCTCTGGagcaccccagcaccctgagTTAGTCAGATTTCTTCAACACCAAACTCGGGACCCTGGTGCCCGTACAGCTGGTGGGACATCAGTGCTGCAACTTTTGGCTTGTGCATGATGGGACTGCCTGGAAACGGAACCTACGAAAGCGGTGGGACAGCGTGTGTAGTGTGTCCCCCAGGGAGGTCAGCgggttgggtttggggttggtTACTCCCCTTCTGGAGTGGGCAAGGGCTCAAATACTGATGGTACTGACTGCTATGCTCTGTGGTAGCTCTCGGTGGATTTGTTCTTTGACTTACAGGTGATGTCCTCACCCCGAGACCCTTTGGGCTGCCCTTTGTTGCCAAGAAATTCCCTATTTCATCCCATCTTTCTGCACACAGTGGCTGTTGCTGTGCTGTGAAGTGCTGCCCTGCCTTACCCGGCTGCTCTTTGTCGTTGTGCGTCTTGGCCAAGCATCATCCCAGGGAGAACTGCTCTCCTCCCATGGAGGCTCCCTCCCTTTCCAGCCTCACAAGGTGCACCTAGGCTGTAGGGTGCTGCTCTTCCTGCACCGTGCTCCTCTCTGTTCTTGCCCTGCTGCCTGGCATTTCAGAGGTCCCCATGCCAGCAGTTCCCTGAGTGCGATGCTCCTGACTTTGGGTCATGCTTCCTCACAGAAGAAGAAGGGGGTTGTTTTGCCGGGATACCTGAAtgtccctcctcctccctaGTGGGAACAGGGCCCCTTTGTGAGGTGCTGCGAGAGTTGCTTCTGAGAGAGAGCATCAATAAACAAACCTCTCTTTATAACGTGTAAGGCTgggaggcggggggggaggTGAAGGTGAAGGTTCAGGTCTACCTGTCTGCAAGGCGTGAGCACAAAGCTTCTGCTCGTGGCCCCTCCTGAGGAATCTCCCCCTCGCAGCCAGCAGCGGGCACCCGGCTGAACGAAGGAGGCCGGGCAGCTCGGCTCTGCGAGGTGGCAGTGCCCTTCAGCCCCTCGTGTGCAAGGTGGATGCTTGGCTCTCATCCCATGCCCCAGTTCGGGATGCTGGAAGGCTGCCGATTGTCCTGGAGCACCCCAAATACTTTCCCAATGACTGGTGTGAGCTCCAGCTCAGGAGGGAATGTGCTGCCTTTCCAAGGAGTTTGATCAGCCCCAGATCATTTGGGTTTGCATCAAACACCCCACCAAAAGGGTGGGGTGCATCTCTCATCCCTCGCTTGGGCTGGGTGAGGGATTTTTTCAGCTGTGCCTCGCTGTCTGTAGGCCCGGatccccccctctcctctgcaAACTGGGGGAGGGACAACGAACTGAGAGCTTTGGAAAGAGAATCGAGCCCTGTGCTTCCCATCCAGagcaaagggaaagagaaaggactcacctttttcagtttcatgttGTCCAGGTTGAGAGTCTGCAGGTACCGCCCAAAGGACTGGAAGGCGTTGTCGGGAATGACCTCGATGGGGTTGTGAGAAAgcttcagctcctccagcacccgcAGCTTGCTCATGGCGTTCACGGGGTAGCTGCTCAGCTGGTTCTTGTCCAGGTGCAGCACAGCGAGGTTTTCCACGTCCTCCAGGGCCCCGGGCACGAGGCTGGTGAGGGAGTTGTCAGAGAGGAAGAGCCAGCGCAGGTCTTTAGCACCGCTGAAGACCCCTGGCTTCAGCTCCTGGATTTTATTGCTGCCTAGGTGCAGGATAAAGAGGTTGACGAGAGGGGAGAGGATCCCTTTGGATAAGTCAGGGATCTTATTCTGGTCCAGGTACAGGTAGGTGAGCTCAGACAGGTCATCAAAGGCTCCTGGCTTTATGACACTGATCTGGTTGTCGGTGAGATAGAGGTAGACCAGGCTCTTGAGCCCCCTGAAGGCTCCTGTCGAGATCTCCTTGATCCGCGAGCCCTGGAGGTGAAGGGACACCAACTTCTTCATGTCCCGGAACCCGTTGGTGGGCAGCACGGGGAAATTATTCTTCTGCAGGTTGAGCAGCCGTGTTTGCTCGGGCACCTTGGGGATCTTCTTCAAGCCAGCGTTGTCACAGATGACGTGCTGCAGGTCTCCGCCGTGACAGTGGCAGCTCGGGGGACACGCCTGCACGCTGCAGGCGAGACACGCCAGGAGGACTCCGAGGAAGAAGCCCGACCGAGCCATGCTCAGCTCAGGAATCGGTGCGGCGggatgggaagcagcagcaggaggaggaggaggaggagggagatgggtgggagagagagagagtggcTGGGTTTGCAGCATGCCGAACACAGCCCTATTTATAAcgttattaaaaagcaaaatcccTTCCCACAAACCGCAGGCAGCAGCCAGTTGGAAGCAAGTGGCTTTGGGAACTTACTGCGAGCTTAACCCCTTGGCACCAGGCGCTGGAATGTCCTCGGCACTGCTGGGCTCCGCTGCAGAAGTCACCGTGCAGGGGTGTTTTTTGCAGCAGGGAGGCAAATGGTCAGCAAACCTGCTCTGTGGGGAACCCCTGGGCCCTGCTGAGCCAAGTGGGGCCCAGATCTATCAGCGGGGAAAAAGCGACCTGTTCCTCttgagcagcagccccagggtgcGCAGCGAGGAGCGCTGCTGCTCTTCGCAGTCACCTGGGTGGCCGTAGGTGCTGAAGCTTTCAGCAGGCTCCTAGGCTGTGTTTTAGCCTAGGCTGGTTTGGGGAGAagtgcttttttggggggggagaaaCACCTTTATCTGTTATCACAGAGGAGGGGTCCTGGAGGATTTTGTCTTGCTGATCTCAGAGGAGTTTGCTCAAGGAGGGACCGGAGCAGAGGGGAGAGAGGCAGTGCCGTGCCCGTGGTCACCAGCCCCGGAGGTGCTTTTGCGATGCAAAATTTGGGTTGAAGACCTTCAGGTCTAGGCTGACCGAGGAGCTTGGTCAGGAAAGGGAGCACATTTATCATTTATTGCCGCATCTTCCCTGTGGAGTGTGACACGAGGGGGGGTTCTCAGCACGTAGAAatggggagcagcagccgcTGCCTTCCAGCAAGGGatggggcagaggcagagcctgCGGGGAAGTGACGAGGCACAGGCTGGTGGACGGGACACTGAAGGAAGAAACGCCGGCCGGTGGTGCTGACAGCGGGCCTGATCTGGTGAGATGCAGGGCAGTGCTCAACCAGACAAAGCTGTGGGCAGGGGTAAAGGGAtggagaagctgcaggaggGAATTGCAGCGGGACTGGGGCCGTGTTGGAGGAGCCGCTGAAAGATGTGGTGGTGCAGAGGGGTGCTGATACACGGGAGCTGCCCTGCTCTCCcgacacagacacacaaagcaaagcagttaaaaaaaaaagccccagtGCCTGCTCCTGGGAGTGTGAGGGGAGAGATCCAGGAGTGGCGGGGTGGGGTTTGGAAGTGGAACATTTTGAACTGATTTGCAGCCAGTTCCTGGCTGTAGCAAACAGCTGGGAGCCCGGCACATAACTGCGAGCTTGTTGAGCTcgctgctgctcagcctggccGCGGAgccccagtggagctttttgCAGAGGCGAGACAGTCTCAAGAAAGGGAGGAAATCCAAGGGCTGCCTTAGGACACAGACTGGCTTATTCACCGAGATTTCTGGGTTTTTCCATTGTTGCGCCGAGGAATGAGGCAGCGCCACCGAGCATGCTCCAGGCGTTATGCAAAGGGcctggcagccccagctccagcagcagctgccaggttAAGCAGCGTTTTCACGGCGTGATTAATTTGGGGAAGAAAGAGACAGCTGCTGGGGTGGGAATGTCGGCGCTGGGGAGCCCATGAGGCAGGTGGCATTGGCTGGACGGGGCAGCTCGGTGCAAACCAGGCCATGTCGGTCTTCCAGTGTGTGTCAGTCCCCACGTGCAATGCcctgctggtgagcagctggggCCTCGCCGCCCGCTTCAACGTGAAATAATTCTCCCTGCCTCATCCCCCAAGAGGTGCTGTCACTGTGGGACCCCAGGGCTCCTGTCGGAGGGACCTGCTGCAGCGCTTAGTTGTGGTTACTGCAGAATTTAAAACTCTTGGAGCAAAATAATGTTGATCGGTATTTTTGCTTAAGCCTGATTCAGTAGCTACTGAGTTGGGCACGTGCTTTGGTCGCTGGAATCTCTCTCTTGAGTGCCTTCAGCACTTCAAGGCAGTGAAAGAAGTGCACAGACCCCTCCAGATTTTCCTCCTTTGCTCCAGGTTGATCAGGACTGAGAGTGCCCCTCCGGTGTGTGCCATTGGTAAAGGGAGCTGGGTGAAAGagtggaaaagcaaacaattcaCCTCTAAAACATTCTCATTCTACTGATTGATTTTTCTCTGAGCAGGTCTAACTGCCTTGGGCTGACTCGAATCCATCTGTTGAACAGCTCCTGAAAGTTGtgtcccagctctgctgtgcaAGAGCAACTGATCAGTGAGATTCAAGGTTCAGCCTGTTTCTGTTGGACAGTGAAGCCAGGAAGTGGATCTGTGCTTCCTACCTGAGCGCAGCTGATGTTTGATCCCTGGTTTTCCTATCCCCTTGCAAAGATTGGCTGACAGGTTTCCATCTCTGCAGAGATTTCTGCTAGCCTGGGTCAGATGGGAGCTAAAAGCCGGTGAGGTCCTTGCAAACCCCACCTGTAAATGCATTCCACCCATGTGTATTCCTAGAACAAGACCCCTTTCAGAGTCCAAACCATGGAGATCTCAAACCACGCTCTATTCTTTCTTCCTCCAAGGAtacatttccctttctttcaccCTTTATCTCTGTGAGGGTTGAGCTTGCAGGCTATGGGGACTGGGGAGCCTCTCTCCCCGCATGGACAGGCACGTTGTGGCTGGAGAGCTCAGGCTGTGGGCTCAGGTAAGCGCTGCGTTTCCCTGTGGTGCTACCGGGAGGTAGTTGCCC contains:
- the CHAD gene encoding chondroadherin; its protein translation is MARSGFFLGVLLACLACSVQACPPSCHCHGGDLQHVICDNAGLKKIPKVPEQTRLLNLQKNNFPVLPTNGFRDMKKLVSLHLQGSRIKEISTGAFRGLKSLVYLYLTDNQISVIKPGAFDDLSELTYLYLDQNKIPDLSKGILSPLVNLFILHLGSNKIQELKPGVFSGAKDLRWLFLSDNSLTSLVPGALEDVENLAVLHLDKNQLSSYPVNAMSKLRVLEELKLSHNPIEVIPDNAFQSFGRYLQTLNLDNMKLKKFADNAFAGVTVLKTAHLENNRLTQLPRNFPFDKLETLTLSRNAWHCTCQLAHLRKWLKGNRTRTEDTCSTPAQYRGQSIRDTPALRACKLPTKRSRKGSRH